The proteins below come from a single Pseudochaenichthys georgianus chromosome 14, fPseGeo1.2, whole genome shotgun sequence genomic window:
- the drd1b gene encoding dopamine receptor D1b, with product MDLNFSTVQDGKQLLPERHSSKRVLTGCFLFLLILTTLLGNTLVCAAVTKFRHLRSKVTNFFVISLAISDLLVAILVMPWKAATEIVGFWPFGAFCNVWVAFDIMCSTASILNLCVISVDRYWAISSPFRYERKMTPKVACLMISVAWTLSVLISFIPVQLNWHKAQTTSYAELNGTYPDDLPPDNCDSSLNRTYAISSSLISFYIPVAIMIVTYTRIYRIAQIQIRRISALERAAESAKNRHSSMGNSLSRETESSFKMSFKRETKVLKTLSVIMGVFVCCWLPFFILNCMVPFCEPDVPDSATDFLCISSTTFDVFVWFGWANSSLNPIIYAFNADFRKAFSILLGCHRLCPGSNAIEIVSINNNMGAPNTNPNCQYQPKSHIPKEGNHSANYVIPHSILCQDEELQKKDGCGGEIEAGMVNNALEKLSPAISGNLDSDTEVTLEKINPITQNGQHKTASC from the coding sequence ATGGATCTGAATTTCTCAACGGTTCAAGATGGAAAGCAGCTGCTACCAGAGAGACACTCGTCCAAGCGTGTGCTGACGGGatgcttcctcttcctcctcatcctaaCCACGCTGCTAGGCAACACGCTCGTGTGCGCTGCCGTCACCAAGTTCCGACACCTGAGGTCGAAGGTCACCAACTTCTTTGTCATCTCCCTGGCCATCTCTGACCTCCTGGTAGCTATCCTGGTTATGCCATGGAAGGCGGCAACTGAGATTGTTGGGTTTTGGCCGTTTGGCGCGTTCTGCAACGTTTGGGTCGCGTTTGACATCATGTGCTCCACTGCCTCCATCTTGAACCTGTGTGTGATCAGTGTAGATCGGTATTGGGCCATCTCAAGCCCGTTCCGCTATGAACGCAAGATGACCCCTAAAGTGGCATGTCTGATGATCAGTGTGGCGTGGACACTGTCAGTCCTCATCTCCTTCATTCCTGTTCAGCTTAACTGGCACAAAGCTCAGACCACCAGCTACGCAGAGCTAAATGGAACATACCCTGACGATCTGCCCCCTGACAATTGCGACTCCAGCCTTAACAGGACCTACGCCATCTCCTCCTCCCTTATCAGCTTCTACATCCCTGTGGCTATTATGATAGTCACTTACACCCGGATCTACCGCATCGCTCAGATACAGATACGGAGAATATCTGCACTGGAGCGGGCAGCAGAAAGTGCCAAAAATCGCCACAGCAGCATGGGGAATAGTTTGAGCAGAGAGACTGAAAGCTCGTTCAAAATGTCGTTCAAACGAGAAACCAAAGTCTTAAAGACGCTCTCAGTCATCATGGGAGTGTTTGTTTGCTGCTGGCTACCCTTCTTCATCCTTAACTGCATGGTGCCGTTTTGTGAGCCCGACGTGCCGGACAGTGCCACGGACTTCCTCTGCATCAGCTCAACCACCTTTGATGTGTTTGTGTGGTTTGGCTGGGCGAACTCCTCGCTAAACCCCATCATCTATGCCTTCAACGCCGACTTCCGCAAGGCCTTCTCCATCCTCTTGGGCTGCCACCGGCTCTGCCCGGGCAGCAACGCcattgaaatcgtcagtattaaCAACAACATGGGAGCCCCTAACACAAACCCCAACTGTCAGTATCAGCCCAAGAGTCACATCCCTAAGGAGGGCAACCATTCAGCTAACTATGTGATCCCCCACAGCATCCTGTGTCAGGACGAGGAGTTACAGAAGAAGGATGGATGTGGAGGGGAGATCGAGGCGGGCATGGTAAACAACGCTCTGGAAAAACTTTCCCCAGCCATCTCTGGGAATTTAGACAGCGATACGGaggtcacactggagaaaatcaATCCCATAACACAGAACGGACAGCATAAAACCGCTTCATGTTGA